A genomic stretch from Malus domestica chromosome 15, GDT2T_hap1 includes:
- the LOC103401530 gene encoding receptor-like cytosolic serine/threonine-protein kinase RBK1, with product MAVEETVGETKGNPEMESESQGGLRKMESCEEDPSPRGVLEIPVTDSDYSGSSCASSSCSEKTMGQHRTLMRSNGLQRRGKGMFDALKKKSARRFSTIPILAASYELSRRNLRRRLARIWSTEEEEEEEEEGADEMSVTKPSWRNFDYAELAAATGNFKPDNLIGKGGQAEVYKGFLYNGTVVAVKRLMKKDNEKENEDRVGDFLAELGIIAHIRHPNAARLLGFGIDGGLHLVLQFSPHGSLASLLFGTSECMDWKIRFKIAIGIAQGLRYLHHECHRRIIHRDIKASNILLTEDYEAQISDFGLAKWLPEKWTHHVVFPIEGTFGYLSPEYFMHGIVDEKTDVFAYGVLLLELLSGRRAVDSTQQSLVIWAKPLLDASNMKKLADPRLEDAYDPIEMKRAMVTASMCISHQSTKRPYMNRVVQILKGEDGVADQLRKKSTAVRSLVLEACDLEDYTCSNYLTDLNRYRQLVLDQ from the exons ATGGCGGTGGAAG AGACCGTAGGAGAAACTAAAGGAAACCCAGAAATGGAATCAGAATCACAAGGCGGTCTGAGGAAGATGGAGTCGTGCGAGGAAGACCCGTCACCGAGGGGCGTGTTGGAAATCCCTGTCACCGACTCGGACTACAGCGGCAGCAGCTGCGCCTCGTCATCTTGTTCCGAAAAGACGATGGGCCAGCACCGGACGCTAATGCGCAGCAACGGGTTGCAGAGGAGAGGCAAGGGaatgttcgatgccttgaagaAGAAGTCGGCGAGGCGGTTTTCGACCATTCCAATATTAGCTGCCAGCTACGAACTGTCCAGGAGAAACTTGAGGAGGAGACTGGCTCGGATTTGGAGCaccgaggaggaggaggaggaggaggaggaaggagctGATGAGATGTCGGTTACGAAGCCGTCATGGAGGAACTTTGATTACGCTGAGCTTGCTGCTGCTACTGGCAATTTCAAACCTG ATAACCTGATTGGCAAAGGTGGGCAAGCAGAAGTCTACAAGGGGTTCTTATACAATGGAACAGTTGTAGCAGTAAAGAGGCTAATGAAGAAAGATAACGAAAAAGAAAACGAGGATCGAGTTGGCGATTTCTTGGCAGAGCTTGGGATTATTGCACACATAAGACACCCGAATGCTGCTCGCCTACTTGGCTTTGGCATCGACGGTGGTTTGCACCTTGTCCTGCAATTTTCCCCACATGGCAGCTTAGCTTCTCTACTCTTTG GTACGTCAGAATGTATGGATTGGAAGATCAGGTTTAAGATAGCAATTGGGATAGCACAAGGTCTGCGATATCTCCATCACGAATGCCACAGGCGCATCATTCACCGGGACATCAAAGCCTCTAATATATTACTAACCGAAGATTATGAAGCTCAG ATATCTGATTTTGGACTAGCAAAGTGGCTCCCAGAAAAATGGACTCACCACGTTGTATTCCCTATTGAAGGCACATTCGG GTACTTGTCTCCAGAGTACTTCATGCATGGAATTGTCGACGAGAAGACTGATGTGTTTGCATATGGGGTTTTATTACTGGAGCTCCTGTCAGGTCGGCGTGCAGTTGATTCAACTCAGCAAAGCCTTGTGATATGG GCAAAGCCGCTTCTAGATGCGAGTAATATGAAGAAGCTAGCAGATCCTCGGCTGGAGGATGCATATGATCCGATTGAGATGAAAAGAGCCATGGTAACGGCTTCAATGTGCATCAGTCACCAATCCACAAAGCGTCCATACATGAATCGG GTAGTGCAGATCCTGAAGGGCGAGGATGGCGTTGCAGATCAGTTGAGAAAGAAGTCTACAGCAGTGAGATCACTGGTCCTAGAGGCATGTGACTTGGAAGATTACACTTGTTCGAACTACCTCACCGATCTCAACCGCTACCGGCAATTGGTGTTGGATCAGTAG
- the LOC103401529 gene encoding uncharacterized protein: MTPEVVLQVGLLILTLAMFFAIHNLSRNVLTKLRTNNRANLQSTRHFVHGSHLLTRARSTPHKAQSQAHAKNALTEAEKALSLSPRDPGPHILKALSLDLLGHKTSALKSLDAALSPPCVKSLSEKERGDALVKRAELKLGLNRRRRVDSAVEDLVDAVKLGRAEGDATAFCLLGQCYERKGMRDEAIDAFERALTVDSGSDLASQGLDRLGS, from the coding sequence ATGACACCGGAGGTAGTGCTGCAGGTCGGCCTTCTGATCCTAACCCTAGCGATGTTCTTCGCCATACACAACCTCTCCAGAAACGTCCTGACCAAGCTCCGAACCAACAACCGAGCCAACCTCCAATCGACCCGCCACTTCGTCCACGGGTCGCATCTCCTGACCCGAGCCCGATCCACTCCTCACAAGGCACAATCTCAGGCCCACGCCAAAAACGCCCTGACCGAGGCCGAGAAGGCGCTGTCTCTGTCGCCCAGGGACCCGGGCCCACACATCCTCAAAGCCCTGTCGCTCGATCTCTTGGGGCACAAAACGTCGGCGCTGAAATCGCTCGACGCGGCTCTGTCGCCGCCTTGCGTGAAGTCGCTCTCGGAGAAGGAGCGCGGGGACGCTTTGGTGAAGAGGGCCGAGTTGAAGCTCGGGCTGAACCGGAGGCGCCGGGTGGACTCGGCGGTTGAAGACCTGGTGGATGCGGTCAAGCTGGGTCGGGCGGAGGGGGATGCGACGGCATTTTGTCTTTTGGGTCAGTGTTACGAGAGGAAGGGCATGAGGGATGAAGCCATAGACGCATTTGAGCGGGCCTTGACGGTTGATTCCGGGTCGGATTTGGCCAGTCAAGGCTTGGATCGCTTAGGATCCTAG
- the LOC103401532 gene encoding AP2-like ethylene-responsive transcription factor AIL6, with protein MAPASNWLSFSLMSPMEMLRSSESDQSPFVPYDASSAASPHYFLDNFYASNGWQTNPKSQVFFTDGEDQSKQQGQSDSPNLSPFVDPQSHTQHIPKLEDFLGDSSSMVRYSNSQTETQDSSSLTHMYDQSSTYFGGDHQQQEDLKAITGFQAFSTNSGSEVEDSASMARTTQHQQQLACAEFGGHSIESNGNELGVYNSSCRTNALSLGVTTTQSSSDQKKAIVAVDNDGSKKIADTFGQRTSIYRGVTRHRWTGRYEAHLWDNSCRREGQARKGRQVYLGGYDKEDKAARAYDLAALKYWGPTATTNFPVSTYSKELEDMQHMTKQEFIASLRRKSSGFSRGASIYRGVTRHHQQGRWQARIGRVAGNKDLYLGTFATEEEAAEAYDIAAIKFRGINAVTNFEMNRYDVEAIGKSSLPVGGAAKRLKLSLEAEEQRPSVNHDQQHPQCSIGSNINFTSMQPVQSIPCGIPYDAAAASTYYHHLFHQFQPNYHGASDSAGLNPNIATQMSMMPQQPAEFYIWPNHQSH; from the exons ATGGCTCCAGCGAGCAATTGGTTGTCCTTCTCTCTCATGTCTCCCATGGAAATGCTGAGGTCCTCTGAGTCCGATCAATCTCCCTTCGTCCCTTACGACGCGTCCTCCGCCGCCTCCCCCCACTACTTCCTCGACAACTTCTATGCCAGCAACG gGTGGCAGACGAACCCAAAATCCCAAGTGTTTTTCACAGACGGTGAGGATCAAAGCAAGCAACAAGGCCAGTCTGATTCGCCGAATCTGTCACCGTTCGTCGACCCACAGAGCCATACCCAGCACATCCCGAAGCTCGAGGACTTTCTCGGCGATTCGTCATCAATGGTGCGCTATTCCAATAGCCAAACAGAGACCCAGGACTCATCGTCCCTGACCCACATGTACGACCAGAGCTCCACCTACTTCGGCGGCGACCACCAACAGCAGGAAGATCTGAAGGCGATTACTGGGTTCCAAGCCTTTTCGACCAACTCGGGCTCGGAGGTGGAGGACTCCGCGTCCATGGCCCGGACGACTCAGCATCAGCAGCAGCTCGCTTGCGCCGAGTTCGGGGGTCATTCCATTGAGTCGAACGGGAACGAGTTGGGGGTCTACAACTCCAGCTGCAGGACGAATGCTTTGTCGCTTGGAGTCACCACCACTCAAAGCTCTTCCGATCAGAAGAAGGCCATTGTCGCCGTCGACAACGACGGCTCAAAGAAGATTGCTGATACTTTTGGTCAGAGGACTTCGATTTACAGAGGGGTCACCAG ACACCGGTGGACGGGTAGATATGAAGCGCATCTATGGGATAACAGCTGTAGAAGAGAGGGCCAGGCCAGGAAAGGGCGTCAag TTTACTTGG GTGGATATGACAAGGAAGATAAGGCAGCAAGGGCTTATGATTTGGCTGCTCTCAAATACTGGGGTCCTACCGCGACCACCAACTTCCCT GTTTCAACTTACAGCAAAGAACTGGAAGATATGCAGCATATGACCAAGCAAGAATTCATTGCCTCTCTCAGAAG GAAAAGCAGTGGTTTTTCAAGAGGTGCTTCTATTTACAGAGGGGTTACAAG GCATCATCAACAAGGCAGATGGCAAGCAAGAATAGGCCGTGTTGCCGGGAACAAAGACCTATACCTTGGAACATTCG CTACTGAAGAGGAGGCCGCTGAGGCGTATGATATAGCGGCCATAAAGTTTAGGGGTATTAATGCGGTTACAAATTTTGAGATGAACCGATACGACGTTGAAGCTATTGGCAAGAGTTCTCTTCCTGTTGGCGGGGCAGCAAAGCGCTTAAAGCTCTCACTCGAAGCAGAAGAGCAGAGACCATCTGTGAACCATGATCAGCAGCATCCTCAATGCAGCATTGGCAGCAACATCAATTTCACTTCCATGCAGCCAGTTCAATCCATACCATGTGGGATCCCATACGATGCTGCAGCTGCCAGCACTTACTATCACCACCTCTTCCACCAATTTCAACCCAACTACCATGGCGCGTCGGATTCAGCTGGACTAAACCCTAACATTGCAACTCAGATGAGCATGATGCCGCAGCAGCCAGCTGAGTTTTACATTTGGCCTAATCACCAATCCCATTGA